CCTGTCCCAGACCCCACCCCAACCGCAGGAGTCAATATCTCCTCCGTATTCGTGCATTGCAGCTACCTTTTCGGTAAAGTCAGCTGGAAGCAGGCAGGTTGTATCAAGGTGGAATGTGTCCTGCATATCTCTTGCAGGGTGATCCTGCGGCTGGAAAAGGGCGTCGAAGTTCCAGAAAGAACTCTGGATTATTCCGCCTTTAATCTCAGTAAAGCCCATTTCCAGGAAGATCTGGCGCATCTGCTCAATAAGGCGCCTGTAAGGATGAATTTTGGCACCGTAAAGAGGTTTTGGGATAATATCAAGACGGTAAGGCCTGAATTTTTTTCCCTTCCAGGCACCACTTTTCAATAAGTCAGGTGTAAGCTGGGCAATTTCCTCTTCAAGCACAAGCCCCTGAGCTGCAAGTGCGCTCCCGGCATCAGTTATGGAAACAGTCCTTAACTTTTCTTCGTGTTTTACGATAAGTTTGCGTTTGAGCAGGTCTTTTATTGTCCCTTCATCGGATGCAAGTTCTTCGAGCGTCTTTGCTTTGCCTGTGAAAGCTGCAAGAGTTTCCTCATCTTTTCCTGTATACACATTTCCCGATGGTACCATTATCCCGTTTTCAACCTTTGCCCATCCTTTTTTTACGAGCCAGCCTGTTGCAATTCCAACTATCTTCGGAGAGAAATGGCTTCTAAGTTCTTCAAGTGAGGTCGGAGCTTTGAGGGAGTCGATAATCTGGCGTTCGGGGAGCCCGTTTTTTGCGTATTCTTCCCCTTCCTTTGTAAGGGAATAACGTTCTACGACATTTTCGGAGATTGAAACCAGCCCTTTTTCTTCAAGCATGAAAGCTGCCTGCATTGCTGCATCTACCTGCAACCCCGATTTCTCCTCCAGTTTTTCGGGAGATGCGGACCCCAGGGCTTCAAGGGCAAGCAGGACTTTTTTCTCGTTGATTGTGAGGTTTTCCTGAACACTCATCTTATGATCACATCCTGAAATTCTGAAATCTTAAATCCAGTATTATAATTGAATCCTCTAAATTTTACTTTTTGTAAATTATTCTGTATTCGTCAAGGTGCTCTCTTGCAAGCTCTCTCTTCTCCTGATGGTCTTTAAGGAACTCGGACATTTTTTCGGCTGCTAACTGCTTGCATGACCCGCACATCCTGGTACCGGAGACACATTCCTGCCTGATTTCCAGCAACTCCTCATCGTCTCCAATCAGGTGGAAGAGCATTAATTCAAAGACCGAACATTCTTCTGGTATTCCACCCAGCTTTTTCTGCTCTTCAAGAGTAACACGGCCTCCTGTTTTTGCCCTTTTTACCTTTTTTGCACCTTCCTTCGGGTCGTCAGTAAGAGCTATGTAACTGTCAGGAACACTGCTTGACATCTTTCCTCCCTGCAGTCCGCTCATAAAACGATGATAGGTAGATGCAGGAGGAATGAAGGCATATCCTCCGAATTCAGCGGCTATTTCGGCAACGATCTGCTCCAGTATTTTTCTGGTGAGTTTCCAGATTTTTCTGAAAACGAAGTACTTTTCGTACTCAGCGAATTCAGGTGGCTTTGTGTTTTCCATAAACCTGGAGACACTTTCGATTTCAGCCAGATACTGGCTTTTTCTATCAGCTTTTCTGACCTCTGAGACCAGCCTCATAAGGAATGGGTAGTCAGGAGTCTGGAGTACATCAATATGTTCTTCATAGAGTTTAACTTTTCCAGGAATGCGTTTTTTGAGTTCCTGTAAGGCTTCCTTAGGAGCTCCTTTTCCCCTGACACTGAAATATTTCCATCCGTTTGTGTTTTCTCTTTCTTCAATCCTGAACATATTCATTTTGCCTGCAAGTCCCCTTGTAAGGCGAAGGTGAGGATCCTGGTCTGGACCAACAGGAACTACAACCGGTTTTGGACCTCCGAATTCTTCAAGCTGGGGCTGGAGGATATCAGCAGCCTGGGTTGCCACACTGATCATATGAGAGAGGTTAGTTTCTCCTGAAAATCCATAAATTGCGCTGAGTTCTGAGAAATTTACCTTGACCCCGAGTTCAAATGCCAGGTCTTTAACGCTTTCACAGCCTGACTGGAAATAAATAAGGCCATCTGGCTTGAAACCGAGAGCGATCAGGCTTAATATGTATTCATCTATCCCGATTTCCCTGCATTTCTGCCAGGAAAATCCGCGTACTGAGAAAGCCTCTCTATCCGCAATCCCCACAAAAGCAGATGCTCCCATTTGCTGGTGCCAGATTATCTGATCCATAACCATCTTGTGTCCGAGATGAACTTTTCCGGAGGGCATAAACCCATCCATTACGGAAAATGGGGCACCTGTTCTCATGGCCTCTACAATCTGCTCGTAATCCCGGTGCCCGAAGATGACCCTTCTCCGCATATACGTGCTGGGGGAAGGAACTTCCGGAAGAATCTCATCAAAAGGAGAAATCCCGAATTCTTCGAATAACTTGGAATAGTCAGTAATGTCGCTTGAGCTCCAGGGGTCAAGTGTATTAGTCATGAAAATCCCTCATTACTGCCGTCTTATGAAGAATAAGCTTCAGAAGACAGCCTTTTTTTGTTGAAAACAATTAAAGGTATGACACAGTTACAACTAATCTGTTCTTTAAAAATACCTGCTTATATGTAAATGTTTATCTCCAGGCAGGTAATTTCAGGCTGATACCGACGCTCCAGTGGCAATCTGCTTTCAATTTTCCTGGCTTATAGCCCAGCTGAAAAAAACTAAAAGGAAACTAAATGTTCCAGAGAGAAAGCGGTAAAGAGATAACGACAGATTATCAATTTCATCTTATATAGACTTTCTCAAAAGGATACGGCAGTTTTGCTCCTTCAGGAATTCTGTCAACAAACTCCAGAAATTCCGGGTCATGCATAGGACTCAGGATTTTCTGTTTCTGGAAGTAAGGGTAACTCCGAATTTTCTGCCAGGCATCTTTTAAGGATTCTTCTTTTATATTCCCGAAACTGAAAGGCGGATAAGGACCAGGTTTTACGTCTCCATCTGCTGTTATATGCATCCAGCGCCTGCCTTCCATTGCGCCCAGCATCTGTCCTTCAAAGTAAGTATTCGCAAACATACGTGGACCGTTTGAACTGGCGTTTATTCTTTGATACATATCAAGAATGGTTTTTCTGTCTTTATCTGTAATTACAGGCTCCTTACCACTTTTTGGCATTGCTTCCCATACAGAAAATTCATGTACTCCAAGTTGCGATGCAAGGGAGTAAAGAGCAGACAGCTCCTCAAGGTTTGAGGGAGAAACATGTGTTGTCATCACAACCATAATCCCGGCTTCAAGTGCAAGTTTTATTGCAGAGACTGCTCTATAATATGCTCCTTTGGATTTTCGGACAGCATCATGTTTCTCAGGGTCAGTGGAATAAATTCCCACCATAAGGGAATGGAGCCCTGCTTCTTTCAGGCGGAAAGCAGTTTCTTTTGTAAAATCCGTGCCCCAGGTTGAACAGTTTACTATAGCCCGCTTCTTATCCACATACCTGATTAGCTCAAATATTTCTCCGCGCAGCAGGGGGTCATTCTCGGTAAATGTGATAATGAAAGTACCGTAGTCAAGGGCTTCATCTATTATTCTCTTTACAGTGTTTGCATCCAGTTCGTCTGTAACCGTCCCTGGCGGATATCTCGAACTATTCTGGCGGGTAAGTTCGATGGACACAGTTTCAGGAATGTATCTCCCAAGAGCAATCTGTATCTCCGCAAAAATAAGACGTGTGAAGACCGGACCTGGTATAGGTGGGAGCCAGGCTGAGGGAATGACTTTGTCCTCCTCTATAAGGGCTAGCTTTTCCTCTTTCAGGCGGGAATTGATTTTTTTCAGAATGGGGCTACAGGCTGCTTTCAGAGTCCCGCTTGCTGACAACTCTAAGCTTTCTCCTGCTTGCCGAAGTTTCACTGACAGCCCGGGCATTGAAAGAATTTCTATATTTCTTTCCTTTGCTGAAATATCTTTCAATGAGACCTCCGATGCATTCTTTTCTTCAGAAGTCATTTATCCTCACCGCAAACCTTCTCAAAAAGCTGCTTGACCACAAGCCTTTTCAAAAAACTGCTTGAGCGCAAACTATTTGGAAAAAAGTTTGATCAAAAATCAGCGTGACGATATGATCGACCGGTGCAACGGTCGCGGTTCAATGGTTGAATTTAAGCTGCCCGGGCATGAAAACGAATGTAATCGGCCTGAGCTGCTTAAGTATTTAAAGTGCTTACTTAAAAAATAAGCTTTAAACCTCAGACCCTTTCCGAGAAGGCGAGGTTTCCGCTGATTTTCTTGATTTTTATTTTGACCACGTCGCCTTTTGCGGCTCCGGGCACGAAAACCGTATACTTATCGATCTTTGCTATACCGTCACCTTTGGACCCGACAGCATCGACCCGGAGTTCATAGGTTCCGCCTTCTTCGATGGCATCCCTGACAACCACATTACTTACCTTTCTCTTCTTGACAGGTCTGTGAGCCCCGCAAGCAGAACATCTCAGGACAAGTACTCTTTCCACCTTGACAAGCTGGGTGTCCGGACGTCCGCATTCCGAACACGTAACATATTCGTCCACATAAGCCTGAATGTTATCTGCAATCTGGGCTCTCGTAAACCTTCCCTGGAAGACTGCGCGTGTGCCTTCTATTTTCCCTGCAGTCCCCAGTTCCCTTGTGAGATATTTCATCAGGTGATCAGGGTCCCGGTTAAGGATATCTGCAATATTTCCGAAGTTTTCCAGAATTGTGGTCTTGCCTTCAGAGAAGAGTCTGGGTTCAGGGATTACGAATCGAGCATCCGTAGTCTCGGTTTCAGGCATTTTTGCCATTGCACGATTTAAAAGCTCTTCGTAATCGTACATATTATACTCCTTTTATGTTAACAATTAACTGATTACTGTATCAGCTCTGCTCCCTGGTCTACAACGATTCTAAAGGGAGTTGGTAATTTCTGTCCTGCATGCCAGAGAGCTTTCTTTGCGGCTTCAAAGTTGTGCTTCTCAACAGCCACTGTAAAGATCCTCTGCATTGGTTTTACCCTGGCTGCAGTACCTACGTTCTTTCCAAAAGCCCTGCGCATCCCACTGGATACACGGTCAGCACCAGCACCGGTTGCCTGCTTGTTTTCCCTGAGTACTTCGTGGGGATAGACACGGAGCTTCATGTAAAAGCCCATCTTTCCTGTATCTGAAGTAAGGTGCCTGTTTGCTGTAATACGGGCTGCTTCAAGAGCAGTATGCCTTATCTGGCACTTTTCTTCTGCAACCAGGGAGATTCTTATAGGGAAGGCATCGCTGTTTGCCTTGTCACCCATGTCGTAGTGAATAACCTGACTGCCTGGAACACCGCCCATGTATTTTCTTCTGGTAAATGAGCGCTGCCTCACGTTCCTGTACATACTTCCTGGCTTTCGTACCATAAGCTTGATTCTCCTGAAATATAATGAGTTTAATTTAGCTTAATTTATTCAGTCAAATAGTTTAATAGCCTAATTGAGTTTAACAAAAATTTATTATAACGGATTTCTTTCCGCATATAAACGTTTGCATCAAGTTCTCAAAAAACCGTTTAGCAAACCACTCAGTATGAGATATGTGCATATAGAGATAGCTACCTGTATTTACATTTATCTGTAAACCGGTCTTTACGGATTTTAGCAGACAATCTCTATGTTCCCATGCCCTTTTGCTCTTTAAAAGTGTCAGGCTCTGGGATTTTGTTTGAAATTCGTAATCCCTGAGAATTTACATATTCCGGGCGTATGTGACTTACTTCCTACTACCTAGTGGTTTATAAATTTAATTGATGATCCCGGATATTTTTCAAAAAATCCTGCAAGCAGCCCAAAACAACCTGATAGCATCATGCTTCCAAAAGGCGCGGCAAAGTGCAGCTTATTTGAGATCTCCTTCCTGAGTTCCGATTCTGAGAGCTTTTCAAGCATTTGCCTTTTTGGACCGGTAACCATTATAGATCTAACCTGCTCAAAGCCTACCGCTTCTTTTATATATGCACCATGTCCTCCATCCTCAAATACTTCATCAAAATCAAGGCTTCCGTCGGCAAGCTTTATTATATAATCCTGAAGTTTTTCCGGGTTCATACTGGAACTGTGGTGCTCAAAAAGTGCAGTTATCCTGTTTTCAAGCACAAGGGCTCCCAAAGTATGCCCATTTCCTATATTGACCACGATTGAAGGCTGGAGTGCGGCGGGGTCGGTAAGAGCTCCGAAAATAGCTGCAGGACCGGTGTCCATGAAGACAGAGCGGATTTCAGGGTTTCCTACGGATTTTAGAAGAGAATCTGCTTGAGCCTTCATTCGCGTAAAAGCCTCGGGAATCTCTTCGGGCGTAAATACAAAATTCTTTAGCTTGCCTCCCCTGTCAATAAATTCCCTGAAAAGTTCAAAACGGTAAACCCTGTTACTTTTCTCAGGGGCATTTCCGTGATCCTGCACTGCTACAGCATAGTTTTCAGGCATGGAAACGTCAAAAGCTGAAAGTGCAGATGAAACGGATTTCGGATTGAAGTCCTGCATAACAATATTTACTTTATCTTTCTTTGCTTTTCCTTCGCAAGTAAGCTGCTTTGCCTCCTCTTCCGAGACAATCTGGATTCCAAAAGCCTTTATCTTCTCAATACTATCGTGGATAGTTAAAGCAGCCTTTTCAGTAGCATATACCGGAAAGCCTGCCTTCAGATGGGTTCTGACAGCAAACGCAGAAGGTCCCCCACCCATTATGTTTCCGGTAAGCACTATTGCTTTTCTTTCTCTGGTAGCTTTCTTAATTCTCTCTGCAATAATCCTGGTCGGAGCAGGCATGACCATAAGCAGGCTGTTTTCCGGCTCTTTTTCCGAATCAAAAAGCAGGATATCCTGTGTCCCTGTTCCTATATCTGCTGCAAGTATGCGCATACCTGTGCATTGGCTGATAAGATATTAAAATATAGGCAGGTTAGTAGAAGTAAACATGAGACTGGATAACAGGAACATATAAACAGAAATCCGGATAAAATAGAATTCAGATAATAAAAAGCCGGATAAAAGGAACAAAAATTGAGAGTGTTATTTTCATGAAAGAATCCATCCCGGAAATCCACAAGAAAGAAGCAAAAAGATCCTTTTCTTTTGCCCTGATTACAATTTCTACCTCCAGGTATGAAAAGTACGGAGACTCTACTTCGCCTGAGGAAGCCGAAGATCTTTCAGGAAAGGCTATGAAAGAGCTTCTTGAAGCGGCTAACCATGAAGTTATATTCTACAGGCTCATTCCCGATGGAAAAATCCCGATTATAGAAGCTGTGCTTTTCGCTCTTGAAAGTCCCGCAGATATCGTAATTACAAGCGGAGGCACTGGGCTTGCACCAAAAGACCTTACAATCGAGTCGATAACTCCTTTTTTTGAGAAGGAACTCCCAGGCTTTGGAGAATTGTTCAGGTACAAAAGCCTTGAAGACATAGGGACATCCGTAATCCTTACAAGAGCCTCAGCAGGTGTAATTAAAGGAAAAGCAGTATTCTGCCTGCCGGGTTCGCCAAATGCTGTAAGACTGGCTCTCTCCGAGATCATAATTCCCGAAGCAGGTCATATTGTCAGGCATGTAAGGGAATAAGCTTCCCTTTTTGTCATGCTCTTTCTAATGCGTTTTTGCATTTTTTTCTTTTTATTACTTTTCCTTATATTTTCATAAACTGGCGGATCAATACCTAACATAAATATGGTTAGCGATTTCCCTGTCAACGGCATACCTTGTCTGGTCAACCTCAAATAGGTATGACGGAGACCGCCGGAGCAAAGTAACGGGCATGCCTGGCAGAATGCCCATTGATACGAGTTTCTGCAGGATGCCGGGGTTTTTAGTCTCAAGATGTGAGATTTTACCGGTTTTTCTGGGTTCCATTGTGCAGAGTGTTGTAGTTTTCAGGGTAGGATGTGCATTTTTTGTTACCATTTGAATAGCTTCCTTATGGATTGTATTATCTTTGCTTCTTTTACAAGTTCGTATCCGCAGTTAGGACAGCACTGCTTGTTGCAGTTGTGAAGCTTTCCGCAGCCGGTACATTTTGCTTCATCAGCTTTTTCAAATTCATTTCCGCAAAGGGGACATTTCACAGGTTCACTCCCAGCGCGGTCAGTAAAGTATTTACAATAAAGCCTGTGAGAAACGCAAACGGGAAAATGAATCCTGAGATTACAAGGGCTGTTTTCAATCCTCTCTCTTTTATTGTCATCATGAACTGAGCTATGCAGGGCATAAAGAGGGTCAAAGTAACGGCTGCAACTAAAAGCTGCAAACCTGTCAGCAGTCCTGAATCATGCATTCCGTAAAGTCCGGCTGCTCCGAAATCTCTCCTGAAGAAGCCGAAGAGAAAAACATCAGCCGCATTGGGGGGCAAGCCAATCCAGACTGTCGGGTATTCCATTACTTTTAAGGCAAGGTCAAAAATGCCTGTCAATCTTCCTATCCAGATCAGAATACTTGCCACAACAAAAAGGGGCAGGACTTCAAGGAAGTACCAGTGCATCCTTGAGTAAGTTTTTACCAGTATATTCGAGAGTTTTGGACGCCTTAGAGGAGGCATTTCAAGTATGAATGTAGGAGCATCTCCTGGAAGGATTCTTGAAGCCAGGTAGCCTATCAGTATAAATTCAAGCACAATAACACCTGCCCATACAGACAATCCTCTGGGGTTTCCTGAGAGGATTGAAAGGATTATGCCCAGCTGTGCTGAGCAAGGAATTGCAAGTGCCAGCAAGATATTTGCAATAAGCCTTTCCCTTTTAGTTTCAAGGGTTCTGGTGACCATAGTAGCCATTGTGGAGCAGCCAAATCCAAGCACCATAGGAATTACTGCCCTTCCGCTGAGTCCTATTTTTTTGAACATGCCGTCCAGAAGCAGGCTAAGCCTGGGCAGATATCCGGTGTCCTCAATAATGGAGAATACCAGGAAAAAGGCTCCAACTATGGGAAGTATGAGAGCTATTGCGTATGTTACTGCCTGGGTGAAAATACCATATTCTCCCACAAAGAGATCCTGCAAAGCAGGATAGGGTACAAGCGACACAAACCTGGCAGTCACCAGCGGATTTATATATTGCCCAAATAACGTGTTTTCCAGGAAATCAACAACAGTTCCAGCTGCAAAGACACCTACAAACTGGTAGAACCCGAGGTACAGAATTAAAAATAAAACGGGTATCCCGAATACAGGATGGATAAGAATGCTATCTATTTTCTCGGAGAAACCAGGGTTTTTCTTCGTAGTTTCTGTCTTTTTACCCGTTCTTATTCCTGCTTTCTCGCTGCTTCTCTCTGTCCCCGCTATTCCGGTTTTTCCGAGAGTTTTTCTCTTCGTCCTGTCAGGCATTTCCATTACCTGTTCCACGATTTCGTTCACACGTTCCTGGCGTTTCAGAGTGAACAGGTAGGAAAGAGGGACTGCCGCTGCCTTTGAAGCTGCTTCTACAAGTTTACGGATTTTTTCATTATTTTTTACACTGCCTGCTTTCCCATATTCAGGCGATTTTTCAGCCCTGAGGAGGTATTCAAGAGCTGTTCTGTCTTTCTGGAGCAACAGAAGTGAGAAAGCTCTCTTTGAGATTCTGAATTCTTTTGCAGGACCAAGTAAATTTTCGACACTCTCAATGTATGGCTCAATTTCTGTTCCATAATCAAGTTTCTGGAATTTTTGGATACCCGGGGTATTGTTCCCGGGGACAAATTCTGATATTGCGGTCTTAAGTTCATCTATCCCTTTCCCCTCGCTTGAAACTGTTCCGATAACTGGAATTCCCAGAAGTCGGCTGAGTTCAGGTATATCGATTTCAATTCCCCTTTCTTCAGCCTCGTCCATCATGTTTAGAACAAGGATGAGAGGAAGCCCGGCTTCAAGAAGCTGCAAGGTGAAGGAGAGCATGCGCCTGAGATTCCTGGCATCTACCACATGGAGGTAAACCAGAGGGGTTTCCTCAAAAATTAAAAGCTGGGAAACCCTTTCTTCCTCACTTACGGGAAGTAAAGAATACATTCCTGGCGTGTCAATGATTTCATACTCCCTTTCTCCTATCTTTGACTTCCCACGGCTGATTTCGACTGAAGTTCCTGGATAATTGGAAACCAGTGTATAGCTTCCGGAAAGAGCATTAAAAAGGCTGCTTTTCCCAACGTTAGGACTGCCAACAAGCACAATTTTCGGAAGCCCTTTTCCTGGAACGCATCCCCTGCTTCCATGGCAACACTCTCCATCAGGGCAGATGACTGGGAGTTTCATATTTTCACGCTCATTTTTAGGTGAACCTAATTTCAGATTTATTCATATTTAGGCATACCTAATATTTAAGGCTAATGCAATTGCATCATTCTCTTAAACAGCGTCTCAAAAACAAGATTATTTAAACAGTTCTTAAGCTAAAAAGTCTTTAAATTAAATTAACTTATATTATGAGCCGGCTACCTGCGGGTTGATACGTTGCCATTTATTCGATTTTAATTTCCCTGCTCATAGCTCTGTAGTATTCGAACAGCTCTTCTCCCCATTTTATTGCTCGAGGTTCGAAACTTCTTATGTACTGGCGGTCAAACCTCCCGTTTTCGTTAAACAAACCAAGAACCATTATCCTGTCAGTCACAGCAATAAGCGCTGGAATATCCACTCCTTTTTTTTCAAAGAGATAAAGGTTTGTGTTTCCCATCTTAAGGAATTCTTTCCCTTCTTCTTTGAAATCTTCTATAAGCCGTGAGTATACAGCCTCACTCAGGACAAGGGAAACCTCAATGCCTTTTTTTGCAAGGTTGAGAAAAAGCGCTGGAAACTGAGGGTGGAAATAAGAGAAAAAGACGCGAGTACAGCTTGAATTTGAAAGATGCTCTACAAATTTCGGGTTCAAGTCAAATGTATGGCTGAGGTCTGGCTCTATAATGCGATAGTCTCCAAGCTCATTGATTCTTTTTACAAGGTTGGGTGGAATAGAGGCAAGCTTTCGGTTAGCCCAAAATTCTTCATTTTTCTCGAACACTGCTAGAGTATCAAGTAGAGGCTGCATTCTTTCTACAATAATTTCCCCTATTGCGCTGAGCCGGTACATTCCATCTTCATATATTACCAGTTCTTCTTCTTTCAATTTTTTTATCTGGGGGAGAAGAGCTGTCCTGGGAACCTGAAGTCTCTCAAGTACCTCTTCAATATCCTTTGGACCTTCTTTCAGGAGCAGGAGAAAATTTTTTCTTTTCTCTGAAAACAGGATAAGATCAAGCAAGCCGGGGTTCATTTTACATTCGCCGTCCTGAACTCAGAAAAAGAGCTTTGTTCACGGGCTCCGTTTTTATGGTTCAATTTTTTATAATCCTTAATGAATGACGAATTACTAATAAATGTGTCGAAATTATTTGAGAACTCTAGGCTGCCTTATTTGAGAACTCTGGGTTGTCTCTTCTCAACTCGAGGGAGCAGTCATATCTATAAAGTTAACTGGCTTCTTTCCAGTTTGCTAGGAAATGTTGATATAGGTGCTGATTAGAAAAGGGAGAGAACTGGATAAATGGTAAACTGTTCAGGATATATGACAGGATACATGATAGATATCTTTCTATGACAGGATACATGATAGATAACTTTCAAAATCAAGTACTCTTTTTATTATAAATTATGTAATTTTTCATAATAGAATTATAATAATATGAGTACCAATATAGGTGTTTCATAATTGACAGAATGAGTTTTATGCCTGTAAATGTGAGGAAAGATAATGGAAAAAGAAAAGTTATACAGGTTGAAAGCCGAAGCAAACCAGCTTTCTCCAATTCTTAATATAGGGAAGAACGGGGTAACGGACGCTCTGATCGAAGAACTGAACAAGCAGATAAAGGCTAACAGGCTTGTGAAGGTAAGGGTGCTGAAAAGCGCTGAGGATGGGAAAGACTTAAAAGACATCGCGGAAGAAATCGCAGCCGCTACAAAATCCAATCTGATAGA
The Methanosarcina thermophila TM-1 genome window above contains:
- the pheS gene encoding phenylalanine--tRNA ligase subunit alpha, producing the protein MSVQENLTINEKKVLLALEALGSASPEKLEEKSGLQVDAAMQAAFMLEEKGLVSISENVVERYSLTKEGEEYAKNGLPERQIIDSLKAPTSLEELRSHFSPKIVGIATGWLVKKGWAKVENGIMVPSGNVYTGKDEETLAAFTGKAKTLEELASDEGTIKDLLKRKLIVKHEEKLRTVSITDAGSALAAQGLVLEEEIAQLTPDLLKSGAWKGKKFRPYRLDIIPKPLYGAKIHPYRRLIEQMRQIFLEMGFTEIKGGIIQSSFWNFDALFQPQDHPARDMQDTFHLDTTCLLPADFTEKVAAMHEYGGDIDSCGWGGVWDRELAERNVLRTHTTAVTIKYLADNPKPPVKAFCIDRAYRRETIDPTHTPEFEQLEGVVMDKDMSFADLLGLLAEFYHRMGFEEVRFRPGYFPYTEPSVEPEVYVDGLGWIELGGAGVFRKEVTEPLGIKEPVLAWGLGVSRLAMLKLGLKDLRLLYQSDIDWLRKSEVCRT
- a CDS encoding tryptophan--tRNA ligase; translated protein: MTNTLDPWSSSDITDYSKLFEEFGISPFDEILPEVPSPSTYMRRRVIFGHRDYEQIVEAMRTGAPFSVMDGFMPSGKVHLGHKMVMDQIIWHQQMGASAFVGIADREAFSVRGFSWQKCREIGIDEYILSLIALGFKPDGLIYFQSGCESVKDLAFELGVKVNFSELSAIYGFSGETNLSHMISVATQAADILQPQLEEFGGPKPVVVPVGPDQDPHLRLTRGLAGKMNMFRIEERENTNGWKYFSVRGKGAPKEALQELKKRIPGKVKLYEEHIDVLQTPDYPFLMRLVSEVRKADRKSQYLAEIESVSRFMENTKPPEFAEYEKYFVFRKIWKLTRKILEQIVAEIAAEFGGYAFIPPASTYHRFMSGLQGGKMSSSVPDSYIALTDDPKEGAKKVKRAKTGGRVTLEEQKKLGGIPEECSVFELMLFHLIGDDEELLEIRQECVSGTRMCGSCKQLAAEKMSEFLKDHQEKRELAREHLDEYRIIYKK
- a CDS encoding radical SAM protein, with the protein product MTSEEKNASEVSLKDISAKERNIEILSMPGLSVKLRQAGESLELSASGTLKAACSPILKKINSRLKEEKLALIEEDKVIPSAWLPPIPGPVFTRLIFAEIQIALGRYIPETVSIELTRQNSSRYPPGTVTDELDANTVKRIIDEALDYGTFIITFTENDPLLRGEIFELIRYVDKKRAIVNCSTWGTDFTKETAFRLKEAGLHSLMVGIYSTDPEKHDAVRKSKGAYYRAVSAIKLALEAGIMVVMTTHVSPSNLEELSALYSLASQLGVHEFSVWEAMPKSGKEPVITDKDRKTILDMYQRINASSNGPRMFANTYFEGQMLGAMEGRRWMHITADGDVKPGPYPPFSFGNIKEESLKDAWQKIRSYPYFQKQKILSPMHDPEFLEFVDRIPEGAKLPYPFEKVYIR
- a CDS encoding translation initiation factor IF-2 subunit beta, with product MYDYEELLNRAMAKMPETETTDARFVIPEPRLFSEGKTTILENFGNIADILNRDPDHLMKYLTRELGTAGKIEGTRAVFQGRFTRAQIADNIQAYVDEYVTCSECGRPDTQLVKVERVLVLRCSACGAHRPVKKRKVSNVVVRDAIEEGGTYELRVDAVGSKGDGIAKIDKYTVFVPGAAKGDVVKIKIKKISGNLAFSERV
- a CDS encoding 50S ribosomal protein L16, with product MVRKPGSMYRNVRQRSFTRRKYMGGVPGSQVIHYDMGDKANSDAFPIRISLVAEEKCQIRHTALEAARITANRHLTSDTGKMGFYMKLRVYPHEVLRENKQATGAGADRVSSGMRRAFGKNVGTAARVKPMQRIFTVAVEKHNFEAAKKALWHAGQKLPTPFRIVVDQGAELIQ
- a CDS encoding DUF1786 domain-containing protein, whose protein sequence is MRILAADIGTGTQDILLFDSEKEPENSLLMVMPAPTRIIAERIKKATRERKAIVLTGNIMGGGPSAFAVRTHLKAGFPVYATEKAALTIHDSIEKIKAFGIQIVSEEEAKQLTCEGKAKKDKVNIVMQDFNPKSVSSALSAFDVSMPENYAVAVQDHGNAPEKSNRVYRFELFREFIDRGGKLKNFVFTPEEIPEAFTRMKAQADSLLKSVGNPEIRSVFMDTGPAAIFGALTDPAALQPSIVVNIGNGHTLGALVLENRITALFEHHSSSMNPEKLQDYIIKLADGSLDFDEVFEDGGHGAYIKEAVGFEQVRSIMVTGPKRQMLEKLSESELRKEISNKLHFAAPFGSMMLSGCFGLLAGFFEKYPGSSIKFINH
- a CDS encoding MogA/MoaB family molybdenum cofactor biosynthesis protein, which codes for MKESIPEIHKKEAKRSFSFALITISTSRYEKYGDSTSPEEAEDLSGKAMKELLEAANHEVIFYRLIPDGKIPIIEAVLFALESPADIVITSGGTGLAPKDLTIESITPFFEKELPGFGELFRYKSLEDIGTSVILTRASAGVIKGKAVFCLPGSPNAVRLALSEIIIPEAGHIVRHVRE
- a CDS encoding FeoA family protein gives rise to the protein MVTKNAHPTLKTTTLCTMEPRKTGKISHLETKNPGILQKLVSMGILPGMPVTLLRRSPSYLFEVDQTRYAVDREIANHIYVRY
- a CDS encoding toprim domain-containing protein; the encoded protein is MKCPLCGNEFEKADEAKCTGCGKLHNCNKQCCPNCGYELVKEAKIIQSIRKLFKW
- the feoB gene encoding ferrous iron transport protein B, which translates into the protein MKLPVICPDGECCHGSRGCVPGKGLPKIVLVGSPNVGKSSLFNALSGSYTLVSNYPGTSVEISRGKSKIGEREYEIIDTPGMYSLLPVSEEERVSQLLIFEETPLVYLHVVDARNLRRMLSFTLQLLEAGLPLILVLNMMDEAEERGIEIDIPELSRLLGIPVIGTVSSEGKGIDELKTAISEFVPGNNTPGIQKFQKLDYGTEIEPYIESVENLLGPAKEFRISKRAFSLLLLQKDRTALEYLLRAEKSPEYGKAGSVKNNEKIRKLVEAASKAAAVPLSYLFTLKRQERVNEIVEQVMEMPDRTKRKTLGKTGIAGTERSSEKAGIRTGKKTETTKKNPGFSEKIDSILIHPVFGIPVLFLILYLGFYQFVGVFAAGTVVDFLENTLFGQYINPLVTARFVSLVPYPALQDLFVGEYGIFTQAVTYAIALILPIVGAFFLVFSIIEDTGYLPRLSLLLDGMFKKIGLSGRAVIPMVLGFGCSTMATMVTRTLETKRERLIANILLALAIPCSAQLGIILSILSGNPRGLSVWAGVIVLEFILIGYLASRILPGDAPTFILEMPPLRRPKLSNILVKTYSRMHWYFLEVLPLFVVASILIWIGRLTGIFDLALKVMEYPTVWIGLPPNAADVFLFGFFRRDFGAAGLYGMHDSGLLTGLQLLVAAVTLTLFMPCIAQFMMTIKERGLKTALVISGFIFPFAFLTGFIVNTLLTALGVNL